One candidate division WOR-3 bacterium genomic window, GTATCGTTATAGAACCATACCTCCCCGATTCAGCAAAAAGGATTAGAAAAATGCTTGGCATCTCAGACATTACCGTAAGTTGGGATGATGCGGGAAATTGGAGGTTTCCGAAAGATATTGAGCCACAGGATGTAGAAATTCTTTACAAGAAGGTTGAGAACAAGCCTTTAGAGATAGGGATTAAAACAGATGCAAAGAAAGAAAAAGAAGAGGAAAAGCCTATGGAATACATAAAATTTGAGGAATTTAAAAAACTGGAGCTAAAAATTGGGGAAATCGTTTCCGTGGAAGACATTCCTGGAGCAGATAAGTTGTACAAACTACAAGTAAATCTTGGAGATAAAGTGGTAGAACTGGTAGCTGGCTTAAAGACATCCTACACAAAGGAAGAACTTTTGCACAAAAAGGTTCCCGTTTTAGTAAATTTAGAACCCAAAACGGTGAGAGGCGTCACTTCCAATGGCATGATACTCGCTTGTGATCTCGATGGAAAACCGGTACTACTTACACCCGATAAAGACGTTCCGCCCGGCTCCATAATAAAATGACGAAAAGTTTTAAAATCCCTCTTGTGTTTCTCCTTTTTAACTCTCTTCTTTTGGCAAAGGATATTTCCGGAAAACTTGAAGAATTAATATCAAAGGGTAAACTTGATCAAGCAGAAAACCTCATCTACCAAGCCCAGGCAGAAGGCGAATTTTCTCCATCAATTCAAATTTACCTCGCAAAGATCTACTTTCTAAGAAAAAATATGAAATCGGCCTATGAAACTTTGATGGGCATTGAACCTCCGGAGGATAGTAAAACCAGGTCAAAACTCGTTCAGCTTCTTTTGGAGTTTGGTGATAGTGCCCTCAATCTGAAATATAAAGATATGGCTATAGACGTCTATTACAAGGCTTACAAAATATCCCCAGATATTCCTTTAGGTCGCAGGTCAAAGCTAATTGCCCAGAAGCTAATGGATGATGACAACTACATTGAGGCTAAAAAATTTTTCGAAAAATATGTTTCGGAAGGCGGAAATTTTGACGAAATCGCCCAGTACTATATTAAGTGTCTCTACCTGCTTGGCCAATGGGAGGAAATTGTTAAGAACTCTGACAAAATAGTAAAATTCAGAGAAGACGCAGAGTTACAATTTATACTTGGGGAAGCTTACTTCAATTTAGCAAAAGACTACATGGAAAAGGAAATGTATGAGAATGCCCTTGAAATGCTCGATAAGTTCATACAGTGGGGCATACCAAAGATATACCTTGACGACGCTTATTATATCAAAGGGCAAATTCTTGAAGATATTGGAAATAAAAAGGAAGCCCTCGAGTGTTATTACAAAGTACTAACATTAGCTCCACCACGATCTATTTACGCAAGAAAAGCAAAGGAAAGGATAAGTGAGTTGGAGAAGAAATAATTTAATAAAAATCCTGCTTTCGATTTTAGTAATTTTCTCAACTTGTGCGAAAAGAAAAGCGGTTAGAGAAAAACCGGAGGAATTGGAAAAATTCGAACTTCCCCAAATTCCTTTTACTTGGCCCACTAAGGAACTTACCATAAGAGTGGGACTTGGAGAATACAATGAAGTCTATTTAATGCTGGAAGATTCCTTTTATGTCTATGAGGGAAATATCCTCAAATACAAAGGCACCAAGTCCCCCTTACAAGTCACTATTACAAAGTCAAAGCCTGCAAGTTTTTATTACTATGTAAGCTATGGCGATTATGAAACTTTAAGCGAAGCTCTCGAAAAAGGAAGGGAAATTGCTGGAAATGGTATAAAAGTAAATGTAAAAGAAATCGGGATGACCTTCAAAACAAAGAAGGGGACCTATTCAACCATCTCCTACCTCGTCTATCAGGGCCCTTTTGATAGCCAGGATGAAGCTCTAAGAAAATCTTCTCCATTGAGAAAAACTATCTTCAAAGAGTTAAAAACCCCACCATCAGGAACGTTAATACTGCGTTTTGGAGACAAATCTTATGAGGCACATGATATAATTAAGATCGTCTCAAAAGCCCCGATGAAAATAATGAACTTTCAGAGGAAAAACCTGTATTACGGCGGATCTGATCGAAAGCCTTTCCTTGCTGGAGGAATCTTAGAAGTACGACCATCAAATTCAGGCAAGATATACGTTATTAACGAACTACCCGTTGAAGATTACGTTGAAGGTGTTTTAAAGGGAGAAGTACCTTTATCTTTCCCTAAGGAAGCCCTGAAAGCTCAAGCAGTGGCCGCAAGAACCAACGCCATTTCTACAATGAAAAAGAAACTCACCCTATTTTCGGAACCTTTTGACGCTACGGCGGACATATTCACCCAAAATTATGAAGGATTCAACAACAATCCATATTTGAAAAGCATAGTATATGAAACACGAGGAGAAGTCATCACATGCGAAAACAAATTAATTTCGGTTTTCTACCACTCAAGTTGCGGTGGGGCATTAGCTTCATCCGAAGAAATTTTTGGTAAAAAACTTCCATACTATAAGGCAAGACGCGATATTTATAACAAGGACAATCCACTTTATCTTTATTCTGATGCCGACGTTAGAAATTTCATAGACTATCCGACTTCTGCCAATTGTAATGAGGGAAACCGATATTTCAGGTGGGAAAGGACAATAAGTTCAACAGAGCTTTCTCTCAACATCAGGAACAAATTTGGAAAATCCTTAGGGAGAATCTTAGATGTAAAAGTCACAAAGAGAGGACCCTCAGGAAGAGCTCAAGTTGTATTTATTGAAGGAGAAAACGGATCAACCTTTATTGAAGGAGACTTTGACATTCGAAGGGCATTAGACACAAATATGTTACCTTCTTCCCTTTTTTATGTTGACAAGGTTGGAGATATCTTCGTTATAAGAGGAGCCGGTTTTGGTCATGGAGTCGGGATGTGTCAGTATGGGGCCGCCGGGCTTGCCTCAAGTGGAAAAAGTTATAAGGAAATTCTAACATTTTATTTTTCTGGTGCACAGGTTGAGAAAATTTATTGAGTATATAAAATCCTCCTGTATAAATGGAGGTTTTTTGGCATCTCCCACCTACAAACCTTACCAAAAAGTATGGCTAAGGGACCACTCTTTCATAACCCTTGCACTGATGGAGTTTGATGTAGATCTCACTAAAGAAGTTAAATGGCTTAAAACTATCCTGGAATTGGAACAAAATAAAATCCGAGTTATCTTAGAAAAAAACAAAAACGATCCCGACTTTCTTGATCAAGAACTCCACCCACGGGCTCGATATTCACCAAACTTTAAAAAATACAACGACCCCTGGTCTGAAAGGCAATATGATGGCATCGCCCTCGCATACGCAACAGTGTTGAAATATGAAGTGTTAAAAAATGAGCAGGTTCTTAAGGAAGAATTAAAATCACTTTACGATGAGTACTTTTTCAAAGTATATGATACGCCATGTGCAGATGCTTGGGAAATGCATGATGAGTACCTTCATGCCTATACCCTGGGTGCCATCTACTACAGCCTCAATGTTAGAAAGGATCAACTAAGAAGATTGCCCGCTAAACACGTTGAATACTCAAATTTTCTGGAACATCTTCATGATGAAATTCTGAAATTCGAGAAAAATGGAGTTATCTTAAAAATGAAAAGAAGTTTTAGAGATGAACCTGCAGGTATTGATGCATCCAACCTTTTGCTATTCACGTTCTTCGACGTAATTAAAGATTTAGACCTTTTAGAAACTTCGTTAAGGGGGATTTACAACGAACTTTCACCGGATGGATTAGGTCTCAGAAGATTTGTTATAAACACCGAAAAAGATGTTTATTTTGGAGGTGGAGTGTGGTTTATACTGAACTACTGGGCTGCAGAGGCCTTTTTGAAGCTGAAAAATAAAAGAATGGCTGTAGAATTAGTGAAATACCGCTATAGATTCCCATTGCCCGAACAAATTATTGACGATAATCTGATTTTTTCGAAAGAAGGGAAAAAATTCTGGATCGAGAAAAGTAAATTAGAAAATGACGGTATACCCGGGCCTGCGGATCCACTAACCTGGAGTAATTCCGAATTCCTCAGGGTGGTTTCTAATGTAATTTTCTAAGTTTTCATTCACCTTCTTGCTAATGGCGAGAGCTACCTTAAGGGCTCTTAACCCATCCTCACCAGTAACAGGAGGCTGCTTGAGCTCACGCAATGAATCGATAAAAGCCCTTAATTCAAGATTAATTGGTTCTACAGTGGTGTCAATCTCAGGAAAATAAGGTAGAATTTCATCGTTATGCCTGCGAAACATTTCAACGGTTTTTTGAAGATAATCGATAGCAATGTAAGAGTTAATCTGGAAAAACCGCGCCTTTCTAATCTTCTTGAAAGAGACCCTGGATGCTGTAAGCGTTGCCATAGCTCCTGACGAAAAAACTAAGCGAGAATTGGCAATATCGATTTTTTCTGTAATAATTGGAGCTCCAACTGCGTCAATGGAGACTGGTTCTTCCTTAAAGAAAAGCAGAACGATATCAATATCATGAATCATTAAATCCAATATTACATCCACATCAACACCCCTCGGATTGAAAATTGAAAGGCGGTGGATTTCAGCAAATAGAGGCCGCTCAATGTATTTCGCAACGGCCGTAAAAGCAGGATTAAACCTTTCTACATGCCCTATTTGTAGGATAAGCCCTTTCTTCTTAGATAGGTCTAAAATTTCTTCGGCCTCCTCATAAGTTTTGGCCATCGGTTTCTCAAGGAAGAGGTGTTTACCCCTTTCAAGGGCCTCTTTCCCCACCTGGTAATGAAATTGAGTTGGAACTACACACACCACTGCGTCAACATTCTGGAGCAAATCATGATATGTAGGAAAAACTTTTACCTTATACCTTTCTCCAATCTCATTGGCTCTCGCGAGATTTACATCAAAAATGCCAGAAAATTCTACGAAAGGTGTATCGAGGGTTATATTTTTCAAATTTCTCACATGAATTTCGCCAAGGTGCCCAACGCCAACAACGCCGATCCTAATCTTCTTCTCGCTCATTCGCTGGTCTCCTCAACACGCCTCTCTTTGAACTGGATATAAAATCGAGAAGATACTTGATATCGTCATTCAATGGCAATTCGCTCTTTATTGTATCAATTGCCGAAGGCAAGGAAAGGCCCTTTCTGCAAAGTATATCAAAGGCCTTCTTTAAAACCGCTATCCTTTCCTTAGAGAAGCCCTTCCGCCTTAGTCCGACAATATTAAGGCCGTAGACCTTTGGTGGGTCCCCCGCTACCATCATAAAGGGAAGAACATCTTGAGAAACCCTTACCCCGCCTCCAACAATTGAGTAACCGCCTATTCTTGCGAATTGATGCACTCCAACAAGTCCCGATACAAAGGCATGGTCATCCACTTTTACATAACCTGCCAGCTGCGCAGCGTTCACGATAATACAATGGTTTCCCACTTCTACATTATGGGCAAGATGGGCATATGCCATAATATAATTAGAATCACCCACCTTAGTAAAGTTACCCTCTCCAGACGCAGTATGAATGGTCACAAACTCTCTAATGGTGTTGTTATTACCTATCTTGATAAAACTCTTCTCCCCTCTGTACGAAAGGTCCTGAGGATGTCCACCGATATACGCATGAGGATAGATCAAATTCTTCTCACCTATCTCCACATTTCCTTCGATAACCACGTGAGAACCAATTTTAGTATCTTTTCCAATACTAACATTACCTCTAATCACGGTATAGGGTCCAATTTCAACGCCTTCACCTATGACTACATCTCCCTCAATTATGCAAGTTGGGTGAATTTTCACCTTTCAACCTCCGTAATCTGAGCCATAAGCTCTGCCTCAGCAACTACTTCACCTTGACACTTCGCAACAGCCCTTACCTTCGCCATCTTCCCACCAAACCTTAACAACTCGGCCTCTATTATCAAAGTATCACCGGGCTTGACGGGCTTGCGAAACCTTGCATTGTCAATACCTGCAAATAAAACAAGAACGTTGTTAACGTCTTTAACACGTTTTAAAATCAGAAAACCTCCTACCTGAGCCATCGCCTCTATGATCAAAACGCCCGGCATTACAGGGAATTCTGGGAAATGCCCCTGGAAGAAGGGCTCATTTATGGTCACATTCTTAATACCAACAACCTTTTTTTCCGTTAGTGATTCAATCTTATCTACAAGGAGGAATGGATACCTGTGGGGCATGACTTTAAGAATATCGTAGACGGAAAAATTGGCCCCACCAAAAAGTTTATCAAGTTCCTTGACGAGTTCCAGATGGGCCCTATGCCCTGCCCTCTCCAGCACAAGCTTGCCACGAACCCTCTTCCCAAGAAGAGCAATGTCACCAATTAGGTCAAGAATCTTATGCCTCACAGGCTCATCGGGGTAATAAAGTCCGCCCTTAGCCTTAAATTCATTACTACCTACGACAACCACATTGTCGAGGCTTCCACCTCTCCCCAGCCCTGAGCTTAAAATAGTATTCACTTCCTCCTCTAACAAAAAGGTCCTTGCCTTGCTAATCTCGCTAAAGTAAGTCTCAGGGGTAATTCTAAAATATGCATACTGGTAAGAGAGTAATGGATGGCCTGAGTATTGTATGCCGTAACTCACTTCGAAGTCCCTTGAAGGAAAGGCAGAGATGGTAAAATCCGTTGAGGCAATATTAATTGGCTTTCTTATTTCAAGGTATTTTCTATCCTTAGCTTGCTCAATTATTCCAACATCCATAATCGCCTTTGAAAATTCATAAGCAGAACCATCCAATCCAGGAATCTCAGGACCATCCACAACTATATAGGCGTTATCAACTCCACACCCCCACAGAGCAGAAAGGAGATGCTCAACGGTCATAACCACTGCATTCCCTTTACCCAGGTTCACTCCTCGGTTTATACTGTGGAGATTCTCATAATGAGCAGGAATCTGAACATCTTCAGGATACTTATGGAAAATTATTCCTGTGCCTTCCTCTGCCGGCTCAACAACTACAGTGCTTTCCTGTCCTGAATGTAATCCAATTCCTTTAAAATCAATCCTTTTCCTTATTGTCCTTTCCTTCAACTTTTTCCTCCAGCCTCTTTAACCTTTCATAGATCTCAGGTAACTTTTCCTCAAGGGCCCTTATTTTCAAAAATTTAGATCTTTCCCGAGCAAAGTATCCTCCGTAGATACCAGGCCCTTCAAGGCTCTTTGCAACCCCTGCCTTTGCCAGTATGATAATGTTATCTCCTATTTCAAGATGATCGGCAATACCTACTTGGCCACCCATCATTACCCAGTTACCAACCTTAGTACTTCCAGCAATTCCCGTTTGTCCAGCAATAACCGTATGCTCGCCAATTTCAACATTGTGGCCAACGTGAACCTGATCATCAAGCTTGGTCCCTTTCTTAATAATAGTATATCCAATTGTCGCTCTGTCAATAGTTGCATTGGCCCCTATCTCACAATCTTCTTCAATAATCACTCCTCCAACCTGAGGAATCTTAATGTAGCCACTTTGCGTTCGATAAAAACCAAATCCATCTGCGCCAATCACAGCCCCAGAAAAAATAGTAGTATTGTTGCCAATTTTAACGTCATGACCTATATAAACAAAAGGATAGATTGTCACATTATCCCTTATTTCCGAATCACTTCCTATGAATACAAAGGGATGGATTCTCGTGCCCTTTCCAATCTTCACCCTTTTCCCGATGAAACAAAAAGGAGGTATTTTAACATCTTCTGAAATCTCAGCCTCAGGTGAAACAGGATTCGCGATGTCAAACTCATCCTTCTTTTCGAAATGCCTTAAAACCTTTATCATCGCTTCATCTTTATTTTTTACTAAGATCAACGCAGAATATTTAGATTTCCGGGGTCTAAAGGTAGCAATTAATAACCCAAATTCCTTTTCTTCATCGAATTTTTCATCAAACAAAAAAGTAACATCCTCAGGACCAGCAACCTTAATGGGCGCTGGCTTCTTCACTGGAAAATCGGGGTTACCTTCTAATATTCCATCCAGTTCAAGGGCAAGGTCACTTGCCTTCACTTTTATCTAACTCCTCAATTACTTTTAGGATTTCACTGACCGAATTTACTTCGTAATCAGCCCCAGAGACTACAGTGCCAAAAGTGTTCCCGTACCTCGCAAAAACCGTTATCATGCCAAGGGTTTTGGCTCCGACAATATCCCTTTCAGCCCAATCGCCAACCATGAGGGTTTCCTGTGGTTTGACCCCCAACTTGTTTAGTGCAAACAAAAAAGGTTCGGGGTCAGGTTTTCTCTTATTGGTATCTTCAAAGGCCACAACAACTTCAAAGAAATGGTGCAGACCTGTCTGAACTAACCTTGTCCATGCCTGAAGCCTTGGAGCATCGGAAACTACCGCTAACCTCTTGCCCCGTTTGAGAAGCTCCATCAATGTATAGTACACCTTTGGGTATAGTACTAAAGCCCCTTCCTTAGCCCTACGGTAGCCAACAATTCCCGCTGCAAGAATTTTATAGTTTATCTCTCCATAAACTTCCATCAAAAATTTATCAAAAACCTTTTGATCCTCGATGCCTTCTCTATCATAAATTTCATAAATCTTTTTAATCGCCTCTTCCTTTGACATACTTAGTCCTGCGTCAATCATCGCATCCACCGCACCCTCAACGGCCATCTCCTTCATCTTCATAAAATCAACAAGGGTATTATCGAGGTCAAAGAGAACAGCCTTTATCATAGTGAATTAATTATAACTCCTGAAATAGGCTTCTTCAAGAAAAAAATTAAAGTAAAGCGAAAATTTAATAAAAACCAATCGGATAAAGTGCGTCAATTTCCAGCGTATCCCAATGCATTAATTTCTAACCCTCAACTAAGTTTGATTTTTACAACCCCCTTATTATAATTTGAAATATGAAAGGTGGACATACTGAACAGAGGAGAATTTTAGTCTTATTAGTGGGGATATTTTTGATTATTTCCCTTGGAACACTGGGCTACATCAAAATCGAAAATATGTCTCCCCTCGATGCACTATACATGGCAATCATAACAATTTCCACCGTTGGCTTCAAAGAGGTTCACCCATTGAGCGATACTGGGAAAATATTCACCATCCTATACATCATCACTGGAATTGCCTTTGTATCCTATACCCTCTTTACAGTTGGCGAACTTTTGTTTGAAACAACTTTTAGCAATTTACTTTTGAAAAGGAGGAAAGAAATAAAAATGGAAGGGCATCACATTATCTGTGGCTTTGGGAGGATAGGCAGCATAGTAGCAAAGGAACTTCATGGAAAGAATGAAAAATTCGTGGTCATTGAAAAGGACCCTGAAAAAATAAGAATATTGCAGGAAAAGGGATTTCCTTACATTGAAGGAGATGCCACGGAAGAGGAAACTCTACTCATGGCTAATATAAAAAAGGCAAAGGGAATTGCTTGCACACTCACAGAAGATGCTGACAACTTATATGTGGCACTTACCGCAAGAGAGTTAAACCCTAACATTGTGATCGTCTCAAGAGCCGAAAACGAGTCTTCAGTTAAAAAACTAATAAAAGCCGGGGCAAATAAAGTAATTACCCCCTACGAAGAAGGTGCAATAAAAATAGCAGAATACCTCACGAAGAGGGAAATTGTAGAGATTGTAGATTTTATAATTAATGCAGAACCAGTCCAATATGCAATAAAACAATTGGTTCTTGACAAACATCACCCACTGGTTAATAAGACATTGAGGGAAGCAGGCTTGAGACAAAAACACGGACTTCTTGTGATCGGTATAAGAAGAGGGGAAAAAACGATCTTTAATCCATCGCCTGATGAAGTTTTAAGAGAAAACGATGTACTTGTCGTGATTGGTGAAGCGGAAAAGCTAAAAGGGGAGAATCTTTGAACGTTTGAAGGATATCGGATAATATTATCCTATGCAACCCTTTACTTTGCCACTATATTTAATAGCAACTTTTTTGGTTTCGGGAATACCCTTTGGACTCTTGTATGTTAAAATCTTTCACAAAAAGGACGTTAGGACCTTCGGCAGCGGTAACATTGGAGCTACCAACGTTCTAAGAGCAGCAGGGGCTGGAATAGCCTTACTAACGGCTGTATCGGATATTTTAAAATCTTTTATTCCCGTTATTCTTGCCAGAAAGTTTTTCTCTGATTCTTTATTTCCCTACTTAGTCTGGATGACTGCGGTCCTTGGGCACTGCTTTTCACCTTATCTTAAGTTAAAAGGAGGCAAGGGTGTATCCACCTTCTTCGGGGGGCTTTTAGCCCTTGAGCCACTTGCGGCACTCATAACCTTCGTAATCTGGGTTCTTGTTATAGCTGTATCGCAATATGTATCCTTAGGATCAATGATAGCCTCTGCAGTGCCCTTCGTAACATTTCTCACAAGAGGAGCAACTACAGACATTTTATTGATTTCCTTCTTACTACCGCTTGTTATTGTCTATCGCCATAAAGATAACATCCGAAGGCTCTTAAATAAAACAGAAAACAAATTAAGATTAAAGCAATGAGTAAAGTTGCAATAATCGGTTCGGGGAGCTGGGGGTTAACTCTTGCAATTTTATTAAATGAAAAGGGGCATCAGGTATCGGTACTCTGCAGGCGCTTAGAGAAAAAGATTGAATTGGAAACAAAAAGAATGGATCCCAAAAGACTCGGTGAATATAAAATCCCCGATTCTATTCGATTCACTTACGAACCTCAAGAAATAGCCGATTCTGAATACCTCATTTTTGCTGTACCTTCACAACATTTGAGGGATTTATTGATTAGAGTGGCCCCAAAACTCAACCCATCAAAAATCGTATCTGTGATCAAGGGAGTCGAGGCGAAAAGTCACAAAACACCTTCAGAAATTCTTAAAGAATTTTTCCCTTCGTCTTACATTGCCGTATTAACAGGTCCATCCATTGCAAGAGAAGTGCTAAAGAAGATACCAACCTCTGTGGTTGTGGCATCCGAAAATATTGAATTCGCTAAGGAAATCCAGAATCTCTTCCACACGGGATATTTTAGAGTTTACTATTCATCTGATGTGAAGGGATGTGAACTCGGGGGCGCCGTAAAAAATGTAATTGCAATCGCCGCGGGAATCCTTGACGGCTTAGGTTTTGGGGCAAACACCAAGGGGGCCCTAATCGTGAGAGGCGCAAGGGAAATGATGAGGCTTGGTGAGAAATTGGGGGCAAATCCTCTCACCTTTTCAGGCCTTTCCGGGATTGGGGACCTCATAACGACCTGCTTCTCACCCTTCTCAAGAAATAGAATAGTAGGTGAGGCCATCGCAAAAGGTAAAAAGCCCGAGGATGTGCTCAAAGAGATGGATATGGTGGCAGAGGGGCTTGAAACTTCCCATGTAATTTTGGAAATTGCACAAAAAGTTGGTGTTGAAGTCCCTGTAGTAGAATATGTCCATAAGATTTTGAACGGTGAAATATCTCCACAAGAGGCCATTAATGCAATACTAAACAGACCACCAAAACCTGAGTTCTATTAATAATAACCCTTTGACTGAACAAGGCTTTAATTTTAAAATCAAGTTATGGCAATCAAGATTTACAACACTCTGCGAAAAGATTACGAAGATTTTATTCCCCTTTCCGATTCAAAAGTAGGCATTTATATGTGCGGGATGACAGTTCAAGACAGGCCCCACTTAGGTCACATGAGAACATTCCTATTTGGAGATGTGTTAAGGAGATATTTAGAATACAAGGGCTACGAAGTCATCTACATACAAAATTTCACCGATATTGATGATAAGATAATACAGAGGTCCAAATCAGAAAACGTAGATTGGCGGGCTCTTGGGGATAAGTACGAACAAGAGTTTTTAAAAGCCGCAGAAGCACTCAATGTTAAGTTAGCCACTTACTATCCTAAGGCCACACAGTTTATCCAGGAAATTATAGAACTCATCGAAATCTTAGTTCGTAAAGGATTCGCATATGAGTCTAATGGAAACGTATATTTCGAGGTAGCAAAATTCAAAGATTACGGAAAACTATCGGGTAAAAACATAGAAGACCTTAAAGAATCTTATAGGATTGAACCAGATCCAAACAAAAGAAACCCAATGGACTTTGCTCTCTGGAAAGCCCACAAAGAAGGAGAACCCTACTGGTATTCACCATGGGGCAAGGGAAGGCCAGGGTGGCACATTGAATGTTCAGTAATGTCTACTCATTTCCTGGGACAGCCTTTTGATATCCATATGGGAGGCCAAGACCTCATATTCCCACACCATGAAGATGAAATAGCCCAATCGGAGGCTGCCTACGAACGAGAATTTGTAAAGTATTGGATTCACTCAGCACCAATGTTAATCAAAGGAGAAAAAATGTCCAAGTCTACAGGACTTTACTTCGCCATAAGCGACTTGCTGGAAAAGTATACTCCAGAAGCCATCAGACTTTTCATCTTACAAAAGCACTATCGATCTCCAGCGGAATATGTGCCTGATTACCTTGAAGAAGCAGAAAGGGCAATCGGTAGGCTAAAGAGTTTTCTCAATCAAGTTACACCTGCCGACGGGAAAGTAATCGGGGAAAAGGTAAAGGAGTTCGAAGAGGCAATGGAAGACGATTTAAATACCCCGAAGGCAATTGGAATCGTCTTCGAACTTCTAAAGGAAGGAAACGTTAAGCTACAGAAAGGTGAAAGTGCGGCCGATGAAGGAGCTACTATCCTATTTATTTTAGAAATCCTCGGTTTTCGCATCACCGACTTTACTAAGAAAAAGCTTGACACGGAAAAGATAAGCGAACTTGTCCGTTTAATTCTCGACGTAAGACAGGAATTAAGAAAAACCAAAAACTTTGAGCTTGCAGATAAAATAAGAAGTGACCTTGAACGGTTGGGAATAAAGGTGAAAGATACCCGTGAGGGTACCATCTTCGAACTTTGATTGAAAAAGGTGAAGGATTTATAATTTAACACAATAAGGAGGTAAAATGAGGAAGGTATGGATAATCTTAGATATTGTGCTCTTCGCAGTACTGGTGTTCGTTCTCTCCTATCCTCAAATCCAAGCTGCTAAGGTAAAAGAGATTACCATTGTTCAATACAAAT contains:
- a CDS encoding SpoIID/LytB domain-containing protein — its product is MSWRRNNLIKILLSILVIFSTCAKRKAVREKPEELEKFELPQIPFTWPTKELTIRVGLGEYNEVYLMLEDSFYVYEGNILKYKGTKSPLQVTITKSKPASFYYYVSYGDYETLSEALEKGREIAGNGIKVNVKEIGMTFKTKKGTYSTISYLVYQGPFDSQDEALRKSSPLRKTIFKELKTPPSGTLILRFGDKSYEAHDIIKIVSKAPMKIMNFQRKNLYYGGSDRKPFLAGGILEVRPSNSGKIYVINELPVEDYVEGVLKGEVPLSFPKEALKAQAVAARTNAISTMKKKLTLFSEPFDATADIFTQNYEGFNNNPYLKSIVYETRGEVITCENKLISVFYHSSCGGALASSEEIFGKKLPYYKARRDIYNKDNPLYLYSDADVRNFIDYPTSANCNEGNRYFRWERTISSTELSLNIRNKFGKSLGRILDVKVTKRGPSGRAQVVFIEGENGSTFIEGDFDIRRALDTNMLPSSLFYVDKVGDIFVIRGAGFGHGVGMCQYGAAGLASSGKSYKEILTFYFSGAQVEKIY
- a CDS encoding glycoside hydrolase family 15 protein, yielding MHRLRKFIEYIKSSCINGGFLASPTYKPYQKVWLRDHSFITLALMEFDVDLTKEVKWLKTILELEQNKIRVILEKNKNDPDFLDQELHPRARYSPNFKKYNDPWSERQYDGIALAYATVLKYEVLKNEQVLKEELKSLYDEYFFKVYDTPCADAWEMHDEYLHAYTLGAIYYSLNVRKDQLRRLPAKHVEYSNFLEHLHDEILKFEKNGVILKMKRSFRDEPAGIDASNLLLFTFFDVIKDLDLLETSLRGIYNELSPDGLGLRRFVINTEKDVYFGGGVWFILNYWAAEAFLKLKNKRMAVELVKYRYRFPLPEQIIDDNLIFSKEGKKFWIEKSKLENDGIPGPADPLTWSNSEFLRVVSNVIF
- a CDS encoding Gfo/Idh/MocA family oxidoreductase, translated to MSEKKIRIGVVGVGHLGEIHVRNLKNITLDTPFVEFSGIFDVNLARANEIGERYKVKVFPTYHDLLQNVDAVVCVVPTQFHYQVGKEALERGKHLFLEKPMAKTYEEAEEILDLSKKKGLILQIGHVERFNPAFTAVAKYIERPLFAEIHRLSIFNPRGVDVDVILDLMIHDIDIVLLFFKEEPVSIDAVGAPIITEKIDIANSRLVFSSGAMATLTASRVSFKKIRKARFFQINSYIAIDYLQKTVEMFRRHNDEILPYFPEIDTTVEPINLELRAFIDSLRELKQPPVTGEDGLRALKVALAISKKVNENLENYIRNHPEEFGITPG
- the lpxA gene encoding acyl-ACP--UDP-N-acetylglucosamine O-acyltransferase, which gives rise to MKIHPTCIIEGDVVIGEGVEIGPYTVIRGNVSIGKDTKIGSHVVIEGNVEIGEKNLIYPHAYIGGHPQDLSYRGEKSFIKIGNNNTIREFVTIHTASGEGNFTKVGDSNYIMAYAHLAHNVEVGNHCIIVNAAQLAGYVKVDDHAFVSGLVGVHQFARIGGYSIVGGGVRVSQDVLPFMMVAGDPPKVYGLNIVGLRRKGFSKERIAVLKKAFDILCRKGLSLPSAIDTIKSELPLNDDIKYLLDFISSSKRGVLRRPANEREED
- the lpxC gene encoding UDP-3-O-acyl-N-acetylglucosamine deacetylase, producing MKERTIRKRIDFKGIGLHSGQESTVVVEPAEEGTGIIFHKYPEDVQIPAHYENLHSINRGVNLGKGNAVVMTVEHLLSALWGCGVDNAYIVVDGPEIPGLDGSAYEFSKAIMDVGIIEQAKDRKYLEIRKPINIASTDFTISAFPSRDFEVSYGIQYSGHPLLSYQYAYFRITPETYFSEISKARTFLLEEEVNTILSSGLGRGGSLDNVVVVGSNEFKAKGGLYYPDEPVRHKILDLIGDIALLGKRVRGKLVLERAGHRAHLELVKELDKLFGGANFSVYDILKVMPHRYPFLLVDKIESLTEKKVVGIKNVTINEPFFQGHFPEFPVMPGVLIIEAMAQVGGFLILKRVKDVNNVLVLFAGIDNARFRKPVKPGDTLIIEAELLRFGGKMAKVRAVAKCQGEVVAEAELMAQITEVER
- the lpxD gene encoding UDP-3-O-(3-hydroxymyristoyl)glucosamine N-acyltransferase; the encoded protein is MKASDLALELDGILEGNPDFPVKKPAPIKVAGPEDVTFLFDEKFDEEKEFGLLIATFRPRKSKYSALILVKNKDEAMIKVLRHFEKKDEFDIANPVSPEAEISEDVKIPPFCFIGKRVKIGKGTRIHPFVFIGSDSEIRDNVTIYPFVYIGHDVKIGNNTTIFSGAVIGADGFGFYRTQSGYIKIPQVGGVIIEEDCEIGANATIDRATIGYTIIKKGTKLDDQVHVGHNVEIGEHTVIAGQTGIAGSTKVGNWVMMGGQVGIADHLEIGDNIIILAKAGVAKSLEGPGIYGGYFARERSKFLKIRALEEKLPEIYERLKRLEEKVEGKDNKEKD
- a CDS encoding TIGR02253 family HAD-type hydrolase, which encodes MIKAVLFDLDNTLVDFMKMKEMAVEGAVDAMIDAGLSMSKEEAIKKIYEIYDREGIEDQKVFDKFLMEVYGEINYKILAAGIVGYRRAKEGALVLYPKVYYTLMELLKRGKRLAVVSDAPRLQAWTRLVQTGLHHFFEVVVAFEDTNKRKPDPEPFLFALNKLGVKPQETLMVGDWAERDIVGAKTLGMITVFARYGNTFGTVVSGADYEVNSVSEILKVIEELDKSEGK